Proteins from a genomic interval of Betta splendens chromosome 10, fBetSpl5.4, whole genome shotgun sequence:
- the LOC114864623 gene encoding 5-hydroxytryptamine receptor 4-like, with translation MIPTADDSGAGPGPLPGAALRVLAACLLVPVPVLAVTGNLLIMAAVARIQSLWTPTNAFVVSLAAADFLVAVLVMPFSLVRSVDRWRFGDGFCRVHFILDVTFCTSSIFNLSCIALERYVAVCDPLRYPARMSPRRVAALLLLCWTLPLLISVLCVSLGASSPAPAAPSNSSGAQACPATFSVPFAFASSSMSFFVPMVFMLFTYGRIYVVAQKQARWIHAVQRHSEQLQMNRSRRRATSRPVRAYVERFTLKRESKAAKTLGLIMGVFLVCWLPFFCLNMIHPLKGYTVSPLILEASTWLGYANSSLNPFLYVLFNKNYRRLFAAWLDCGTLGRRLSLKFGRPTHSVVMLETISR, from the coding sequence ATGATTCCCACCGCGGACGACAGCGGCGCCGGTCCCGGCCCGCTGCCCGGCGCCGCTCTCCGAGTCCTGGCCGCGTGCCTGCTCGTCCCCGTCCCCGTCCTGGCCGTCACGGGGAACCTTCTCATCATGGCCGCCGTGGCCCGCATCCAGAGCCTCTGGACGCCCACCAACGCCTTCGTGGTGTCGCTGGCCGCGGCCGACTTCCTGGTGGCGGTGCTGGTGATGCCCTTCAGCCTGGTGCGCTCCGTCGACCGCTGGCGCTTCGGGGACGGATTCTGCCGCGTCCACTTCATCCTGGACGTGACCTTCTGCACGTCGTCCATCTTCAACCTCAGCTGCATCGCCCTGGAGCGCTACGTGGCCGTGTGCGACCCGCTGCGCTATCCCGCCCGGATGTCCCCGCGACGCgtggcagcgctgctgctgctctgctggactCTGCCGCTGCTCATCTCCGTCCTCTGCGTCTCCCTCGGCGCCTCCAGCCCGGCGCCCGCGGCGCCGTCCAACAGCAGCGGGGCTCAGGCCTGTCCGGCCACCTTCAGCGTCCCCTTCGCTTTCGCCAGCTCGTCCATGTCCTTCTTCGTGCCCATGGTGTTCATGCTGTTCACCTACGGGAGGATCTACGTGGTGGCCCAGAAGCAGGCCAGGTGGATTCACGCCGTGCAGCGCCACAGCGAGCAGCTGCAGATGAACCGGAGCCGGCGCAGGGCCACCTCCAGGCCCGTCCGGGCCTACGTGGAGAGGTTCACCCTGAAGAGGGAGAGCAAGGCGGCCAAGACGCTGGGCCTCATCATGGGCGTCTTCCTCGTCTGCTGGCTGCCCTTCTTCTGCCTGAACATGATCCATCCTCTGAAGGGCTACACCGTCAGCCCGCTGATCCTAGAGGCCTCCACCTGGCTGGGCTACGCTAACTCCTCCCTCAATCCTTTCCTCTACGTCTTGTTCAATAAGAACTACCGCCGCTTGTTTGCAGCCTGGTTGGACTGTGGGACGCTGGGCCGACGCCTTTCATTAAAGTTTGGCAGACCAACGCACTCTGTTGTTATGTTGGAGACCATCTCAAGATGA
- the adra1bb gene encoding adrenoceptor alpha 1Bb has product MSLITDDLTNLWKNGSADLDGTPGPVSRVNFTHGSRGNHTEVDLRRAIPLGLVLGAFILFAIAGNILVILSVVCNRHLRTPTNYFIINLAIADLLLGTTVLPVSATLEILDYWVFGRIFCDIWAAVDVLCCTASIMSLCVISIDRYIGVSHPLQYPGIVTERRALLAMLGVWVLSVVISIGPLLGWKQPPSPDDKECPITEEPFYALFSSLGSFYIPLVVILAMYCRVYIVAKRTTKNLEAGVMRERMDSSELTLRIHKGSQVHEEPGGSGAGKGRAHQARSSLTVKLLKFSREKKAAKTLGVVVGMFTLCWLPFFLALPIGSFNVNLRPPDPLFKVIFWLGYFNSCLNPIIYPCYNREFKLAFIRILRCQCHQRKRPGWRAYNYRSSNFSSSGNSRKGSADHNSICLNGSQRTLPSSASPSPSYLSKGLPPCPEGEAIYFWGASTPTPSTPNLLPGSAANHQQGALKAGVGQKAAEEAAGGVFSFSFGKNRDKGGVGKDGAVPEGKL; this is encoded by the exons ATGAGTCTGATCACTGACGATCTGACGAACTTGTGGAAAAATGGTTCCGCGGACCTCGACGGGACTCCGGGACCGGTCTCCCGGGTCAACTTCACCCACGGCTCCAGGGGGAACCACACGGAAGTGGACCTCCGCAGAGCGATCCCGCTCGGCTTGGTTCTGGGGGCTTTCATCCTGTTCGCCATCGCCGGCAACATCCTCGTCATCCTCTCGGTTGTGTGCAACAGGCACCTGCGGACCCCGACCAACTACTTCATCATTAACTTGGCCATCGCCGACCTGCTGCTGGGCACCACCGTGCTGCCGGTGTCCGCCACCCTGGAGATCCTAGACTACTGGGTGTTCGGCAGGATCTTCTGTGACATCTGGGCGGCGGTGGACGTGCTCTGCTGCACCGCGTCCATTATGAGCCTGTGCGTAATATCCATCGACCGCTACATCGGCGTGAGCCACCCGCTGCAGTACCCGGGCATCGTGACGGAGAGGCGGGCCCTGCTGGCCATGCTCGGCGTGTGGGTGCTGTCGGTGGTCATCTCCATCGGACCGCTGCTCGGCTGGAAGCAGCCGCCGTCGCCGGACGACAAAGAGTGCCCCATCACGGAGGAGCCATTTTACGCGCTCTTCTCGTCGCTCGGCTCCTTCTACATCCCGCTCGTCGTCATCCTCGCCATGTACTGCCGCGTGTACATCGTCGCCAAGCGCACCACCAAGAACCTGGAGGCGGGCGTGATGCGCGAGCGCATGGACTCCAGCGAGCTGACCCTGAGGATCCACAAGGGATCGCAGGTGCACGAGGAGCCCGGCGGCTCCGGCGCCGGCAAGGGGCGCGCGCACCAGGCGCGGAGCTCCCTGACCGTGAAGCTCCTGAAGTTCTCCCGGGAGAAGAAGGCGGCTAAGACTCTGGGAGTTGTGGTGGGCATGTTTACACTGTGCTGGCTGCCCTTCTTTCTGGCCTTACCCATAG ggtcttttAATGTGAATCTGCGCCCACCCGACCCCCTCTTCAAAGTCATCTTCTGGCTGGGCTACTTCAACAGCTGCCTGAACCCCATCATCTACCCCTGCTACAACCGCGAGTTCAAGCTGGCCTTCATCCGCATCCTCCGGTGCCAGTGTCACCAGAGGAAGCGTCCGGGCTGGAGGGCGTACAACTACCGCTCCTCCAACTTCAGCTCCTCGGGAAACTCGCGCAAGGGCTCCGCCGATCACAACTCCATCTGCCTGAACGGCAGCCAGCGCACGCTGCCGTCCTCGGCCAGTCCCAGTCCCAGCTACCTGAGCAAAGGCCTGCCGCCCTGCCCCGAGGGGGAGGCCATATACTTCTGGGGGGCCAGCACCCCGACCCCGTCCACGCCCAACCTGCTGCCCGGCAGCGCCGCCAACCACCAGCAGGGGGCCCTGAAGGCGGGGGTCGGGCAGAAAGCGGCCGAGGAGGCGGCCGGGGgtgttttctccttctcctttggTAAGAATAGAGACAAGGGAGGGGTCGGCAAAGACGGCGCTGTGCCTGAGGGCAAGCTGTGA